The following are encoded in a window of Rubellicoccus peritrichatus genomic DNA:
- a CDS encoding type II secretion system F family protein, protein MSMLTQSAPAPTAGGKKKPSFAESQRLAKQKSYEKSAKRKKIKLDALTVFTQQISSMLQAGLPLVGALEALQDQTEDPVFKIIIRDVRNDIAGGTAFSDAVRKFPKAFPNLFISMVEAGEASGALADIMGKVALYFEDSLKLIKKVKSAMTYPIAVIGLAVILVNVLLIFVIPVFSEMFADFGAELPKPTQLLIDLSDFLKSYIIFLIAGGVAAWWALGKITATPKGRRAKDVFFSKLPIIGNLTQKVNISRFCRTYAILLKSGVPILRALEICSSASNNTYVETACSDIIKHISQGGQLSEVLAATPYFPSMVKHMAKAGEQTGNVDGMMNKIADFYDTEVDNIVESLTSLMEPILICVLGVVIGGIVMAMFLPIFQLSSVVG, encoded by the coding sequence ATGTCGATGTTGACACAGAGTGCGCCAGCTCCAACCGCTGGTGGAAAGAAAAAACCAAGTTTCGCAGAGTCTCAGCGGCTTGCTAAACAGAAATCGTATGAAAAGTCGGCTAAGCGAAAAAAGATCAAGCTGGATGCGTTGACGGTTTTCACACAACAAATCTCATCCATGTTGCAGGCAGGTTTGCCACTGGTGGGTGCTCTTGAAGCTCTGCAGGATCAGACGGAAGATCCGGTTTTTAAGATTATTATACGTGATGTTCGTAACGACATTGCCGGGGGAACGGCGTTTTCCGATGCAGTTAGAAAATTTCCGAAAGCTTTCCCCAATCTCTTTATCAGCATGGTTGAGGCAGGTGAGGCATCCGGTGCGCTTGCCGATATCATGGGAAAGGTTGCTCTTTACTTCGAAGACTCGCTCAAGCTGATCAAGAAAGTGAAGAGTGCGATGACTTACCCGATCGCCGTTATCGGTTTGGCTGTCATTCTGGTTAATGTTCTCCTGATTTTTGTTATTCCTGTTTTTTCGGAGATGTTTGCGGATTTTGGAGCAGAACTGCCCAAGCCGACCCAATTGCTGATCGATTTGAGTGACTTTCTTAAGAGTTACATCATTTTCCTGATAGCTGGAGGTGTTGCTGCTTGGTGGGCATTAGGCAAGATCACTGCAACACCTAAAGGTAGACGCGCCAAAGACGTTTTCTTCAGTAAGCTTCCGATTATCGGGAACCTAACTCAGAAGGTGAATATTTCACGCTTTTGCCGCACTTACGCCATCCTGCTAAAATCAGGTGTTCCGATTTTGCGTGCACTTGAGATTTGCTCCAGTGCGTCAAACAATACCTATGTTGAAACCGCGTGTAGCGATATTATCAAGCATATCTCCCAAGGGGGACAATTGTCAGAAGTGCTTGCTGCAACACCGTATTTTCCATCCATGGTCAAGCACATGGCAAAGGCTGGCGAACAGACCGGTAATGTTGATGGCATGATGAATAAGATCGCTGACTTCTACGATACTGAAGTCGATAATATTGTTGAATCGCTAACTTCATTGATGGAGCCGATTTTGATTTGTGTTCTTGGTGTCGTTATCGGTGGTATCGTCATGGCGATGTTCTTGCCGATCTTCCAGCTCTCTTCCGTAGTTGGCTAA